CGCTTGAAGTCATGTCTGGAAAGGAGAAACGATGAACAAAACGCAAAAAGCTGAGATTGTTGGCGCTCTGAGTGAAGAGTTCAAATCGGCAAAAGCAGTCGTTATGTGTGATTATCGCGGTCTCACCGTTGCAGACCTCGAATCATTGCGCAAAATCGCACGTGCTAAAGAAGCAAAAGTCCAGGTTGTGAAAAACACCCTTGCGACAATCGCTCTGAACAATGCCGGGATGAGCGGTATCGACATTAAAGATACCAACATCTTCGTATGGGGTGAAGACGCTATCGCCGCTTCAAAAGTTGCTGTCGACTTCGGTAAAGACAACGATAAATTCGTTATCCGTACCGCATACATCGACGGCGAAGCGGCGGATGAGAAAAAAGTCCGTGCATTTGCTACGCTTCCGGGTCGCGAAGAGCTGCTCGGAATGCTTGCTTCTGTCTGGATGGGTCCGGTTCGCAATTTCACAATCGGCCTCGATGCGCTTAAACGCAAAAAAGAAGAAGCGTAATGACCGCCCTTTCGGGCAAATCAACCACGCTGCGATAAATGTCGCGGCGTAAAAAAACAGAATATCCATAAGGAGAATACCATGGCTGTAACAAAAGAAGATGTTCTTGAGTTTATCTCAAACCTTTCAGTACTCGAGCTTTCTGAGCTTGTAAAAGAATTCGAAGAAAAATTCGGTGTATCTGCTCAGCCTGTAGCGGTTGCCGGCGGTGCCGTAGCAGCTGTTGCCGCTGAAGAAGAAAAAACTGAGTTCGACGTCATCCTCAAAGACGGCGGAGACAAAAAAATCAACGTTATTAAAGTTGTTCGCGGTCTGACAGGTCTTGGCCTTAAAGAAGCGAAAGACGCGGTTGAAGGCGCACCTACAACGATCAAAGAAGGCGTTGCCAAAGACGTTGCAGAAGCGGCTAAAAAAGAGCTTGAAGAAGCTGGCGCCGTCGTCGAAATCAAATAATCATTCTATGATTGGGGCTTCGGCCCCGCCTCCCACAGGGCACTTTACGGAACAGATTTTTATCTGCTCGGTAAAGTGCCCATACGTCGTTATAGGCTCAGGGACGCCTGAGCTGTAGACTTTGCACTTATCCCTATGGGATCAAAAACTTCGATTGAGGTAGCCTAATGTTAAACACTCTTCACTCCGGAAACCGCTTACGCGTCGATTTCGCGAAAACTCCCCAGCAAATTGAAGTACCTAATTTGTTACAACTCCAACAAAGTTCTTACGAATCCTTCTTGATGTTGGATCAGAAAGATCGCTCAAAAAGCGGTATTGAACGCGTATTCCAGTCGGTGTTTCCGATCCACGACACGCAGAACCGCCTTTCGCTCGAGTACCTCGGTTCCGAAGTAGGACGCCCGAAATATACCGTACGCGAATGTATGGAACGCGGCCTGACCTATTCGGTATCGCTCCGCATGAAAACGCGGCTGGTGATCTGGGACCGCGACGAAAACACCAAAGAAAAAACCGGTGTCAAAGACATCAAAGAACAGACCATTTTCATCCGTGACATCCCGTTGATGACCGACCGTACGTCGTTTGTCATCAACGGCGTCGAGCGGGTTGTCGTCAACCAGCTCCACCGCTCTCCGGGTGTTATCTTCAAAGAGGAAGAATCGACAACCGCCGGCAGCAAGCTGATCTTCACCGGTCAGATCATTCCCGACCGCGGTTCGTGGCTCTATTTTGAATACGATCCCAAAGATATCCTTTACATGCGCATCAACAAGCGCCGTAAAGTTCCCGTAACGATTATGTTCCGAGCCCTGGGATACAGCAAGCAGGATATTCTCAAAATGTTCTACCCGCTCCAGAAAATCCGCGTGGAAGAGAACAAATATCTGATGGATTTCGACCCGGAACAGTTCGCCGGACGTCTGGGATACGACCTGGTCGATGCCGACGGGAAGTTGCTGGTCGCCGCCGGTAAACGCCTTTCGACCAAAAAAGCCGAAAAACTGATTGCCGAAGGGGTCAAATCGATCCAGTACCCGATCGAAACCCTTATCGAGCGCCACCTTGCAGAGCCGATCATCGACGCGGAAAGCGGTGAAGTGATGTTCGACACCATGACGCAGCTGGACGAAACCAAACTGCGCAAAATGGCCGATGCGGGCGTAAAAGAGTTCATTATCGCCAACGACCTTGCCGAAGGGCACGACAGTGCCGTCATCAATGCGTTTATCGCGGATGCGGACTCCCTGAAGCTGCTCAAACAGACCGAAGAGATTGAGGATGAAAACGATCTCGCGGCAATCCGTATCTACAAAGTGATGCGTCCGGGCGAGCCGGTAACCAAAGAAGCGGCGAAGGTATTCGTCAACCAGCTTTTCTTTGATCCGGAACGTTACGATCTGACGCGCGTAGGTCGTATGAAAATGAACCACAAACTGGGTCTGAACGTTCCCGAATACGTGACCGTCCTGACGCATGAAGACATTATCAATACCGTAAAATACGTCGTTAAAGTCAAAAACGGCCAGGGACACATCGACGACCGTGACCACCTCGGTAACCGCCGTATCCGTTCGATCGGTGAACTGCTCGGTAACGAGCTGCACAACGGTCTGGTCAAGATGCAAAAAGCGATCAAAGACAAGCTCAGCACCATGAGCGGACCGACGACCGAGCTGATGCCGCACGATCTGATCAACTCGAAAATGATCACAAGCACGATCATGGAGTTCTTCAGCGGCGGACAGCTGTCGCAGTTTATGGACCAGACGAACCCGCTCTCGGAAGTGACGCACAAGCGTCGTCTTTCCGCACTTGGTGAGGGCGGTCTGGTTAAAGAGCGTGCCGGATTCGAAGTGCGCGACGTCCACCCGACCCACTACGGCCGTATTTGTCCGATCGAAACGCCTGAGGGTCAGAACATCGGTCTGATCAACACGCTGGCAACCTATTCGAAAGTGAATGAGCACGGGTTTATCGAAGCACCGTACAACGTCGTCAAAGACGGTGTCGTTACGGGTGAAGTGGTCTATCTGACTGCGACTCAGGAAGAGGGCAAAATCATTGCCGCAGCATCGAGCCGCGTTGACGACAAAGGGAACTTCCTGGATGATCTGGTGGAGATCCGTCAAGACGGCGAGATTATGCTCAAATCGCCTAAAGAGTGTGAACTGCGCGATTTGACTCCGCACATGGTCGTCGGTGTCGCCGCGAGCCTTATTCCGTTCCTTGAACACGACGACGCGAACCGTGCGTTGATGGGATCGAACATGCAGCGTCAGGCGGTTCCTCTGCTCCGTCCCGAAGCACCGATGGTCGGAACCGGGGTTGAAAAACTCGTTGCCCGCGATTCGTGGGAGTGTGTCAAAGCCGAACGCAGCGGTGTGGTCGAAAAAGTTGACGCCAAACACATCTATGTGATGGGCGAAGACGAAGACGGAACGTTCATCGATTACTATCCGTTGCAGAAAAATCTCCGTACCAACCAGAATACGACGTTCATGCAGCGCCCGACCGTCAAAGCGGGACAGGTTGTCCGGAAAGGGCAGATTATCGCCGATGGTCCGAACATGGACAAAGGGGAACTGGCACTGGGGATCAACGCGCTCGTCGCGTTCATGCCGTGGAACGGATACAACTTCGAGGATGCGATCGTCATGTCCGAGCGGATGATCCGCGAAGACGCGTTCACTTCGGTTCATATCTACGAAAAAGAGGCCGAAGCGCGTGAACTCAAACACGGGGTCGAAGAGATCACCCGCGATATCCCGAACGTCCGTGACGAAGAACTTGCCCACCTTGATGAGAGCGGTATCGTCAAAATCGGTACCTACGTCAAAGGGGGAATGATCCTCGTCGGTAAAGTATCGCCCAAGGGTGAAGTGAAACCGACTCCCGAAGAGCGCCTCCTGCGTGCCATCTTCGGTGAAAAAGCGGGTCACGTCGTCAACAAATCGCTCTACTGTACGCCGAGTATGGAAGGGGTGGTCGTCGACGTCAAAGTTTTCACCAAAAAAGGATACGACAAAGATCCTCGTACCCTCGAACTCGAAAAACAAGAGCGCGACGAGCTTGAGCGCGAGCATTACGACCGCCTGCTCATGATCGATAAGGAAGAGATGCTCCGTATCGTCTCGTTGTTGACCAAACATCCGCTGATCAGCGATGTCAGCGTCAACGGCGTCGAGTACAAAGCGGGCCAGAACGTCAAAGCCGAAGACCTCAAAGAGGTAAACCGTTTTGCGATGAACAACATCGTCAAAGCGTTCAGCGACGACGTCCAGGAAAAATACAACCAGACGAAGAACCACTTCCAGAAAGAGAAGAAAAAATTCCGCGACGAGCACGAAGAGAAGCTTTCGATCCTGGAAAAAGACGACATCCTCCCCAACGGCGTCGTCAAATACGTCAAGGTGTACATTGCTACCAAGCGTAAACTCAAAGTCGGGGATAAAATGGCGGGTCGCCACGGGAACAAAGGTATCGTCTCCACGATCGTTCCCGAAGTCGATATGCCGTACATGGCCAACGGCCGTGCCGTTGACGTGTGTCTGAACCCGCTGGGGGTACCGTCTCGTATGAACATCGGGCAGATCCTCGAGATGCACCTGGGTATGGTCGGGCGTGAGCTGGGCTATCAAATCCAGGAAGTGTTCGAAGCGAAACAAAAAGATTTCATCGCGCAATTGAGAACCAAGATGGTCTCTTTCGCCGACGTTGCCGGACTGATGGACGCCGCTGCGGCTATCGGCGCGATGGATGACGAAACATTGCTCTCCTATGCGCAGGACTGGTCTAAAGGGGTGAAATTCGCAACGCCTATTTTCGAAGGGGTCACGGCTGAAGAATTCGGCCGCCTGTTCGAACTGGCCAAACTCGACAATGACGGTAAAATGGAGCTTTACGACGGTAAAACCGGTGAGAAGCTCAAAGAGCGCGTCAACGTCGGATACATGTACATGCTCAAACTCCACCACCTCGTAGACGAGAAAGTCCACGCCCGTTCAACCGGGCCGTACTCTCTGGTCACGCAGCAGCCGGTCGGTGGTAAAGCACTCTTCGGCGGACAGCGTTTCGGGGAGATGGAAGTGTGGGCTCTCGAGGCTTACGGCGCTTCCGCCGTCCTCAAAGAGATGCTGACGATCAAATCGGACGACGTCGACGGACGTGTCCGTGCTTACAAAGCGATCACGAAAGGCGAAAGCGTTCCTGCATCGGGTATCCCCGAAACGCTCTTCGTATTGACCAAAGAGCTCCAGTCTCTTGCACTGGATATTGAGATTTTTGACGAGGTAGATGACAATGAGTAAATTAGTACCGGTTACCGTAACGGAAGAGAATCGTCCGACAGACATCAAACAGCTTCAGTTCCGTCTGGCCTCCCCTGAGAAAATTCTCTCATGGAGCCACGGGGAAGTCAAAAAACCCGAAACGATCAACTACCGCACCCTCAAACCTGAGCGCGACGGGTTGTTCTGTGCCAAAATTTTCGGGCCTGTACGCGACTACGAATGTCTGTGCGGCAAATACAAAAAAATGCGCTACAAAGGCGTCGTGTGTGAAAAATGCGGCGTTGAAGTCACGTCGGCGAAAGTCCGCCGTATCCGGATGGGGCATATCGACCTGGTAACCCCGGTCGCCCATATCTGGTACGTCAGCTCGCTTCCAAGCCGTATCGGAACGCTGCTGGGCGTCAAGATGAAAGACCTTGAACGGGTATTGTATTACGAAGCCTACATCGTCAAACAGGGCGGAGAGGCGTGTTACGACGCCGAACAGAGTTCACCGGTCCTGAAATACGACGTATTGAACGAAGAGCAGTACCGTACCCTCGTACAGCGTTACGGAGATGCCGGTTTCGTTGCCGAAATGGGAGGACAGGCGGTTCGTGATCTCCTAGACGAACTTGACCTGGTCGACCTTTTTTCATCATTGAAAGAAGAAGTCGCCGCGACGAATTCCGAAGCGAAGCGTAAAACGATCGTCAAACGCCTCAAAGTCATCGAGTCGTTCCTCAATTCCGGGAACAACCCGGCGTGGATGATGCTGACCGCACTTCCGGTACTTCCTCCGGAACTTCGCCCGCTGGTAAGCCTGGACGGCGGAAAATTCGCCGTATCGGACGTTAACGACCTGTACCGCCGCGTCATCAACCGTAACCAGCGTCTCAAACGCCTCATCGAACTTGAAGCGCCCGAAATTATCGTGCGCAACGAAAAACGGATGCTTCAGGAAGCGGTTGACGCGCTGTTCGACAACGGCCGTCGTGCCAATGCGGTCAAAGGGGCTAACAAACGTCCGCTCAAATCGCTCTCTGAAATCATCAAGGGTAAACAGGGGCGTTTCCGTCAGAACCTTCTGGGTAAACGGGTCGACTTCTCGGGCCGTTCGGTTATCGTCGTCGGTCCGAATCTGCGGATGGATCAGTGCGGTTTGCCCAAACAGATGGCATTGGAGCTTTTCAAGCCGCACCTGATCGCGAAACTCGAAGACAAAGGGTACGCGACGACCGTTAAAGCGGCGAAAAAAATGATCGAAGAGAAAACCAACGAAGTGTGGGAATGTCTGGCCGAGATCGTCGAGGGATACCCCGTCATGCTCAACCGTGCGCCGACGCTTCACAAACTTTCGATCCAGGCGTTCCACCCCAAACTGATCGACGGTAAAGCGATCCAGCTTCACCCGCTCGTCTGTGCGGCGTTCAATGCCGACTTCGACGGTGACCAGATGGCGGTACACGTTCCC
The window above is part of the Campylobacterota bacterium genome. Proteins encoded here:
- the rplJ gene encoding 50S ribosomal protein L10; the encoded protein is MNKTQKAEIVGALSEEFKSAKAVVMCDYRGLTVADLESLRKIARAKEAKVQVVKNTLATIALNNAGMSGIDIKDTNIFVWGEDAIAASKVAVDFGKDNDKFVIRTAYIDGEAADEKKVRAFATLPGREELLGMLASVWMGPVRNFTIGLDALKRKKEEA
- the rpoB gene encoding DNA-directed RNA polymerase subunit beta, which translates into the protein MLNTLHSGNRLRVDFAKTPQQIEVPNLLQLQQSSYESFLMLDQKDRSKSGIERVFQSVFPIHDTQNRLSLEYLGSEVGRPKYTVRECMERGLTYSVSLRMKTRLVIWDRDENTKEKTGVKDIKEQTIFIRDIPLMTDRTSFVINGVERVVVNQLHRSPGVIFKEEESTTAGSKLIFTGQIIPDRGSWLYFEYDPKDILYMRINKRRKVPVTIMFRALGYSKQDILKMFYPLQKIRVEENKYLMDFDPEQFAGRLGYDLVDADGKLLVAAGKRLSTKKAEKLIAEGVKSIQYPIETLIERHLAEPIIDAESGEVMFDTMTQLDETKLRKMADAGVKEFIIANDLAEGHDSAVINAFIADADSLKLLKQTEEIEDENDLAAIRIYKVMRPGEPVTKEAAKVFVNQLFFDPERYDLTRVGRMKMNHKLGLNVPEYVTVLTHEDIINTVKYVVKVKNGQGHIDDRDHLGNRRIRSIGELLGNELHNGLVKMQKAIKDKLSTMSGPTTELMPHDLINSKMITSTIMEFFSGGQLSQFMDQTNPLSEVTHKRRLSALGEGGLVKERAGFEVRDVHPTHYGRICPIETPEGQNIGLINTLATYSKVNEHGFIEAPYNVVKDGVVTGEVVYLTATQEEGKIIAAASSRVDDKGNFLDDLVEIRQDGEIMLKSPKECELRDLTPHMVVGVAASLIPFLEHDDANRALMGSNMQRQAVPLLRPEAPMVGTGVEKLVARDSWECVKAERSGVVEKVDAKHIYVMGEDEDGTFIDYYPLQKNLRTNQNTTFMQRPTVKAGQVVRKGQIIADGPNMDKGELALGINALVAFMPWNGYNFEDAIVMSERMIREDAFTSVHIYEKEAEARELKHGVEEITRDIPNVRDEELAHLDESGIVKIGTYVKGGMILVGKVSPKGEVKPTPEERLLRAIFGEKAGHVVNKSLYCTPSMEGVVVDVKVFTKKGYDKDPRTLELEKQERDELEREHYDRLLMIDKEEMLRIVSLLTKHPLISDVSVNGVEYKAGQNVKAEDLKEVNRFAMNNIVKAFSDDVQEKYNQTKNHFQKEKKKFRDEHEEKLSILEKDDILPNGVVKYVKVYIATKRKLKVGDKMAGRHGNKGIVSTIVPEVDMPYMANGRAVDVCLNPLGVPSRMNIGQILEMHLGMVGRELGYQIQEVFEAKQKDFIAQLRTKMVSFADVAGLMDAAAAIGAMDDETLLSYAQDWSKGVKFATPIFEGVTAEEFGRLFELAKLDNDGKMELYDGKTGEKLKERVNVGYMYMLKLHHLVDEKVHARSTGPYSLVTQQPVGGKALFGGQRFGEMEVWALEAYGASAVLKEMLTIKSDDVDGRVRAYKAITKGESVPASGIPETLFVLTKELQSLALDIEIFDEVDDNE
- the rplL gene encoding 50S ribosomal protein L7/L12; protein product: MAVTKEDVLEFISNLSVLELSELVKEFEEKFGVSAQPVAVAGGAVAAVAAEEEKTEFDVILKDGGDKKINVIKVVRGLTGLGLKEAKDAVEGAPTTIKEGVAKDVAEAAKKELEEAGAVVEIK